In Salmo salar chromosome ssa24, Ssal_v3.1, whole genome shotgun sequence, the following proteins share a genomic window:
- the LOC106585642 gene encoding bone morphogenetic protein 6 isoform X1, with product MSICLQRKMIILRYLMVVLSSWPLGETFILKSSGQKPKATPTDFAPVITLNSCQGEPLSDIKQFLLRGLNLQREPQTERTGLASLREQWMAAFTTQRSDSQTALDSNAGNSQQEFSGNTTGPHCCQLVSKIYIQDLGWENWIIYPERFTFTQCAACTTQLNPAGQQCGAHLPSQDSPPEVSCCKPASQHLVPVLYLDEFNTLIISSVYLTRDCSCKPAINPHRRT from the exons ATGTCAATCTGTCTGCAGAGAAAGATGATTATCTTGCGATATCTGATGGTTGTGCTCTCTAGCTGGCCCCTGGGAGAAACTTTTATTCTGAAATCCTCAGGGCAGAAACCCAAAGCAACTCCAACAGACTTTGCTCCAGTCATCACTCTGAACAG TTGCCAAGGGGAACCCCTGTCAGACATCAAACAGTTCCTTCTGAGGGGTCTGAACCTGCAGAGAGAGCCTCAGACGGAGAGGACTGGACTGGCCTCACTCAGGGAGCAGTGGATGGCTGCATTCACAACCCAACGCAGTGACTCTCAGACAGCACTGGACAGCAACG CAGGGAACTCCCAGCAAGAGTTCTCTGGAAATACAACAGGGCCACACTGCTGTCAACTGGTCTCTAAGATCTACATACAAG ACCTGGGCTGGGAGAACTGGATCATCTACCCAGAGAGGTTTACCTTCACCCAGTGTGCAGCCTGCACCACACAGCTGAACCCTGCAGGCCAACAGTGTGGAGCGCACCTTCCCTCACAGGACTCCCCTCCAGAG GTTTCCTGCTGCAAACCTGCATCCCAACACCTGGTGCCAGTGCTCTACCTGGATGAATTCAACACACTGATCATCTCCTCTGTGTATCTGACCCGGGACTGCAGCTGCAAACCAGCCATCAACCCCCATCGCCGTACTTAA
- the LOC106585642 gene encoding bone morphogenetic protein 6 isoform X2, with protein sequence MSICLQRKMIILRYLMVVLSSWPLGETFILKSSGQKPKATPTDFAPVITLNSCQGEPLSDIKQFLLRGLNLQREPQTERTGLASLREQWMAAFTTQRSDSQTALDSNGNSQQEFSGNTTGPHCCQLVSKIYIQDLGWENWIIYPERFTFTQCAACTTQLNPAGQQCGAHLPSQDSPPEVSCCKPASQHLVPVLYLDEFNTLIISSVYLTRDCSCKPAINPHRRT encoded by the exons ATGTCAATCTGTCTGCAGAGAAAGATGATTATCTTGCGATATCTGATGGTTGTGCTCTCTAGCTGGCCCCTGGGAGAAACTTTTATTCTGAAATCCTCAGGGCAGAAACCCAAAGCAACTCCAACAGACTTTGCTCCAGTCATCACTCTGAACAG TTGCCAAGGGGAACCCCTGTCAGACATCAAACAGTTCCTTCTGAGGGGTCTGAACCTGCAGAGAGAGCCTCAGACGGAGAGGACTGGACTGGCCTCACTCAGGGAGCAGTGGATGGCTGCATTCACAACCCAACGCAGTGACTCTCAGACAGCACTGGACAGCAACG GGAACTCCCAGCAAGAGTTCTCTGGAAATACAACAGGGCCACACTGCTGTCAACTGGTCTCTAAGATCTACATACAAG ACCTGGGCTGGGAGAACTGGATCATCTACCCAGAGAGGTTTACCTTCACCCAGTGTGCAGCCTGCACCACACAGCTGAACCCTGCAGGCCAACAGTGTGGAGCGCACCTTCCCTCACAGGACTCCCCTCCAGAG GTTTCCTGCTGCAAACCTGCATCCCAACACCTGGTGCCAGTGCTCTACCTGGATGAATTCAACACACTGATCATCTCCTCTGTGTATCTGACCCGGGACTGCAGCTGCAAACCAGCCATCAACCCCCATCGCCGTACTTAA